In one window of Anthonomus grandis grandis chromosome 11, icAntGran1.3, whole genome shotgun sequence DNA:
- the LOC126741982 gene encoding bifunctional 3'-5' exonuclease/ATP-dependent helicase WRN-like, producing the protein MDSSEDEMLSDAVYELEKNLERKEMDFTFTQSTNYQLSDKPSEESLRVLFSKFGHKQFRPMQWQIINSILKDKRDNFSIMTTGYGKSLCYQFPAVYTKGVTLVISPLISLMEDQVLSLTVSNIPACLLGVAQKNTEETLQGIYQNKFSLVYLTPELCTGDFGREVLMEMKSKVKITLIAIDEAHCVSSWGHDFRYSFRHLGTLKEIFPEVPTLAVTATATEPVKLDIIKVLKLKNPQILCSGLDRPNLYFDVRHKSGDIFNDLRQLMIRRGGQWLFPGSTIIYCLSRKEIIEISELLKSHNVSAMPYHAGLNLKLRQSAHEHFLKDKVSAIVATIAFGMGIDKPDIRTVIHYGTSNSMEGYYQEVGRAGRDGLPSKCVTFYAPEDFSVHKFLIEKCRGSGSHKINLLDRMKDYLVTTECRRKFILKYFEGTANLKKNDNCCDNCNKKTSTDNQYDFSEDVTKYLSAVESLRGSFGHGMYIKFLKGSRNAKIQENHRRSIYFGCGADKSEAWWKAIGNFLEMKGYLNKVKVTKNGFPYYIYSTSHTGMAFLSQPESKRKLVEAPSGALADLLRTQLPPSSTGWLSARGEVCKNENVSTHPLSEEDQERVKLFRLLKNARTEFARSEDCMPYMIASDYILMEIAKKQPKSLEELRNLQIDGLTETKITKYCSRFVEIIRNNPVIAAPREEPSEQEEVELNDANDDLLAALCDEMQKQANEEDTQTILDEIGSDASQAKKSKPNPIDCASLHTEPEVVVKKGSSNMGTVSQIAKKKLPAWLSKKKV; encoded by the coding sequence ATGGATTCCTCTGAAGATGAAATGCTAAGCGATGCAGTCTATGAACTGGAAAAAAACCTAGAAAGAAAAGAGATGGATTTCACTTTTACACAAAGCACCAACTACCAGTTGAGTGACAAACCGAGCGAAGAATCCTTAAGAGTATTGTTTAGCAAGTTTGGCCACAAACAGTTCCGCCCGATGCAGTGGCAAATTATCAATTCAATCTTAAAAGACAAACGTGATAATTTCTCCATCATGACAACCGGATATGGGAAATCATTGTGCTATCAATTCCCTGCAGTGTACACTAAAGGAGTTACTCTAGTCATCTCTCCATTAATATCCCTGATGGAAGATCAAGTGCTATCTTTAACTGTTTCAAACATTCCAGCCTGTCTGCTTGGAGTCGCTCAAAAGAACACTGAGGAAACTCTGCAGGGCATTTATCAAAATAAGTTTTCCCTTGTCTATTTGACTCCTGAATTGTGCACTGGAGACTTCGGCAGAGAAGTCCTAATGGAAATGAAATCAAAAGTGAAAATCACCCTTATAGCGATAGATGAGGCACATTGCGTTAGTAGTTGGGGTCATGACTTTCGATACTCGTTTCGCCATTTAGGAACGTTAAAAGAGATTTTTCCGGAGGTGCCCACTTTGGCCGTGACAGCCACTGCTACGGAGCCAGTGAAACTGGACATAATTAAAgtgctaaaattaaaaaatccccAAATACTTTGCTCAGGACTGGACCGACCTAATCTTTACTTCGACGTGAGGCATAAAAGTGGGGACATTTTTAACGACTTGCGGCAATTAATGATCCGACGTGGGGGTCAATGGTTGTTCCCAGGTTCCACGATCATTTACTGTCTCAGCCGTAAAGAGATCATTGAAATAAGCGAACTATTGAAAAGCCATAATGTTTCCGCGATGCCTTATCACGCCGGCTTGAACTTGAAATTAAGGCAGAGTGCTCACGAGCATTTTTTGAAAGATAAAGTTTCAGCCATCGTTGCTACGATAGCGTTCGGGATGGGCATCGATAAGCCGGATATTAGGACCGTTATCCATTACGGAACGTCGAATTCAATGGAGGGCTATTATCAGGAAGTGGGGCGTGCGGGCAGAGACGGACTTCCGTCCAAGTGCGTCACTTTTTACGCTCCAGAAGACTTTTCAGTTCATAAGTTCTTGATTGAGAAGTGTCGCGGCAGTGGTAGCCATAAAATCAATTTGCTCGATCGTATGAAGGACTATTTAGTGACCACCGAGTGCCGACgtaaattcattttaaagtaCTTTGAGGGTACCGCaaacttgaaaaaaaacgaCAATTGCTGTGATAATTGTAACAAGAAAACTTCCACTGATAACCAGTATGATTTCTCTGAAGATGTCACAAAGTATTTGTCAGCAGTGGAAAGTTTGAGGGGCAGTTTCGGGCATGGGATGTACATCAAGTTCCTTAAAGGGTCGAGGAATGCCAAAATTCAAGAGAACCATCGCAGAAGCATTTATTTTGGTTGCGGCGCAGACAAGTCTGAGGCATGGTGGAAGGCTATAGGgaactttttagaaatgaaGGGTTATCTAAATAAGGTTAAAGTGACAAAAAATGGGTTTCCTTACTACATATACTCCACAAGCCACACTGGAATGGCTTTTCTAAGCCAGCCTGAAAGCAAAAGAAAACTTGTAGAAGCTCCTAGTGGGGCCCTTGCGGATCTTTTAAGAACGCAACTGCCACCTTCGAGCACAGGCTGGTTGTCTGCTAGGGGTGAAGTCTGTAAGAATGAAAACGTTTCAACACATCCACTTTCAGAGGAAGACCAGGAAAGAGTGAAGCTGTTCAGACTCCTAAAGAATGCGAGAACCGAGTTTGCTCGCTCGGAAGATTGTATGCCATACATGATCGCGTCCGATTACATTTTAATGGAAATCGCCAAAAAGCAACCGAAAAGCTTGGAGGAGCTGAGAAACTTGCAAATAGACGGTCTTACAGAAACGAAAATAACGAAATATTGCTCCAGATTTGTTGAAATAATCCGGAATAACCCTGTAATAGCCGCACCAAGGGAAGAACCATCGGAACAGGAAGAGGTCGAATTAAACGATGCCAATGATGATCTGCTTGCCGCCTTATGCGACGAAATGCAAAAACAAGCAAACGAGGAAGACACACAAACCATTTTGGATGAAATAGGTTCGGATGCTAGTCAGGCCAAGAAATCCAAACCTAATCCCATAGATTGTGCCTCGTTGCATACTGAACCTGAGGTTGTGGTAAAAAAAGGGAGTTCTAATATGGGTACTGTAAGTCAAATAGCCAAGAAAAAACTACCGGCATGGCTTTCCAAAAAGAAGGTTTAA